In a single window of the Anaerocolumna cellulosilytica genome:
- a CDS encoding PspC domain-containing protein, producing MEPKKLYRSNTDRVIAGVCAGIAEYINLDPTVVRLLFVIFGLTGAGILAYLVAAAVIPVKL from the coding sequence ATGGAACCAAAAAAATTATATCGCTCTAACACAGACAGAGTAATTGCAGGTGTCTGTGCAGGGATAGCAGAATATATTAATTTAGACCCAACTGTTGTCAGACTGCTATTCGTTATATTCGGTCTTACAGGAGCTGGTATTCTGGCTTATCTAGTTGCAGCCGCTGTTATTCCGGTAAAATTATAA
- a CDS encoding PadR family transcriptional regulator, producing the protein MVFNTGAALLDAIVLAIVSKEREGTYGYKITQDVRQVIEISESTLYPVLRRLQKDDCLEVYDLAFDGRNRRYYKITDKGKVQLRLYINEWKIYCGKINNMFVGVNT; encoded by the coding sequence ATGGTATTTAATACAGGTGCAGCTTTACTCGATGCGATTGTTCTTGCAATTGTATCCAAAGAAAGAGAAGGTACCTACGGATATAAAATAACACAGGATGTCCGCCAGGTAATTGAAATATCGGAATCTACCTTGTATCCTGTTTTAAGGCGGCTGCAAAAGGACGATTGCTTAGAAGTTTATGATTTAGCTTTTGATGGACGGAATCGCCGATATTATAAAATAACGGATAAGGGTAAAGTACAGTTGCGATTGTACATCAATGAATGGAAGATTTATTGCGGTAAAATTAATAATATGTTTGTGGGGGTGAACACTTAA
- a CDS encoding ATP-binding protein, with the protein MYNKVARLILYRNLKEGSILYALSNIIKRMEKTLETQAADNSNHEEIISDIYEQIHKLLQLATDYGFDDNLWQNYLAYLLAVSENPFSITCEKHGGLTGSVNQFAKNDFKVFMELFHYDFSALEKELSINCFQVLLQYKAVEKNGKRYNRNVSEKVRLLSTKLAAAKDEEEILTIVTEFYKDYGVGAFGLNKAFRIQSIDDALILQPVTNTEDIHLSDLIGYELQKKKLIDNTEAFVEGRKANNVLLFGDSGTGKSTSVKAILNEYYGRGLRMVEIYKHQFKDLSAVISQLKNRNYKFIIYMDDLSFEEFEIEYKYLKAVIEGGLETKPDNILIYATSNRRHLIRETWSDRSDMSKDELHRSDTMQEKLSLVARFGITINYSAPNQKEFFEIVKGLATVTEGIKLDETELLAQANIWEMSHGGRSGRTAQQFINYLSGKHISETK; encoded by the coding sequence ATGTATAATAAAGTAGCAAGATTGATACTTTATCGCAATTTAAAAGAAGGCAGTATATTATATGCCTTAAGCAATATTATAAAACGCATGGAAAAAACTTTGGAGACTCAAGCGGCAGATAATAGCAATCACGAAGAAATCATTTCAGATATTTATGAACAAATCCATAAACTTCTGCAACTGGCAACGGACTATGGCTTTGATGATAATTTATGGCAAAACTATCTGGCATACTTACTTGCTGTCAGTGAAAATCCTTTTAGTATAACCTGCGAAAAACATGGAGGGTTAACAGGAAGTGTAAACCAGTTTGCTAAGAACGACTTTAAGGTATTTATGGAGCTGTTTCATTACGATTTTTCGGCTTTGGAAAAAGAACTTTCAATCAATTGTTTTCAGGTTTTATTGCAGTATAAAGCGGTTGAGAAAAATGGCAAACGCTACAATAGAAATGTCAGCGAAAAGGTTAGACTTCTAAGTACAAAACTTGCAGCAGCAAAGGATGAGGAAGAAATCCTAACGATAGTAACTGAATTTTACAAAGATTATGGTGTTGGTGCGTTTGGGTTAAACAAAGCGTTTCGTATTCAATCGATAGATGATGCATTGATATTGCAGCCCGTAACCAATACAGAAGATATTCATTTATCTGATTTAATCGGCTATGAGCTTCAAAAGAAAAAGTTGATTGATAATACGGAAGCTTTTGTAGAAGGACGCAAGGCAAATAATGTTCTATTATTTGGCGATAGTGGTACAGGTAAATCTACCAGTGTTAAAGCGATACTAAATGAGTATTATGGCAGAGGACTTCGAATGGTTGAAATATATAAGCATCAGTTTAAAGATTTGTCAGCCGTGATTTCACAACTGAAAAACCGTAATTATAAGTTCATTATTTATATGGACGATTTATCTTTTGAAGAATTTGAAATAGAGTATAAGTATCTGAAAGCTGTAATTGAAGGTGGTCTGGAAACAAAGCCTGATAACATTCTTATCTATGCAACCTCTAACCGCAGACATTTAATTCGTGAAACCTGGTCGGATCGTTCTGACATGTCTAAGGATGAATTACACCGTAGTGACACTATGCAGGAAAAATTATCTCTAGTAGCCAGGTTTGGTATAACTATTAATTATTCTGCACCAAACCAAAAGGAATTCTTTGAAATAGTAAAAGGACTTGCGACTGTAACAGAAGGCATTAAGTTAGATGAGACAGAGCTGCTTGCGCAGGCAAATATTTGGGAAATGAGTCACGGGGGACGATCCGGACGTACTGCCCAACAATTTATTAATTACTTATCTGGTAAACATATTTCAGAAACAAAATAA
- a CDS encoding DUF4097 family beta strand repeat-containing protein codes for MRVFMKNLLKIAGIALLIGIILMIAGFSMDTTMFERPEDFSYSILGRNFRNRAGFWFGEKATTETAKKDTVPKTSYKDERDWDEDDWDEYEDNEGIGSWEEADRKDIYNDSLDYPISYKKVDSLKLDVSSGTVTIKEGETFSVDVNEAGADYVKSEVSDGILKITDSGYFNADRNDEVHVISIFGVKVRTDKNNISWPDNTRIEITLPQEFKADKLTLSIGAGAIQADSLKAKTAIVNVGAGRIRIDELNVENASSYSVGAGELIIEDFTGRDIDVECGIGAISLSGIIKGVNEVNCGIGSVEMDINGKEEDYNYDVSSGIGTVRINNNKYSGIASESIKNTGAKDSFSLKCEIGKIDLKIR; via the coding sequence ATGAGAGTTTTTATGAAAAATCTGCTAAAGATTGCGGGTATTGCGTTATTAATCGGTATAATTCTAATGATTGCCGGTTTTAGTATGGATACTACAATGTTTGAGCGGCCAGAGGATTTTTCTTATAGCATCTTGGGAAGAAATTTCCGTAATAGAGCTGGTTTCTGGTTTGGGGAAAAGGCAACAACAGAGACGGCTAAGAAAGATACAGTTCCTAAAACATCTTACAAGGATGAGAGGGATTGGGATGAGGATGACTGGGACGAATATGAAGATAATGAAGGTATAGGTTCTTGGGAAGAAGCAGATAGAAAAGATATATACAATGACAGCCTTGATTATCCCATATCCTATAAAAAAGTTGATTCACTGAAACTAGATGTTTCAAGCGGAACTGTTACGATAAAAGAAGGTGAAACATTTTCTGTGGATGTAAACGAAGCCGGTGCGGACTATGTGAAAAGTGAAGTTAGTGATGGTATATTGAAGATAACGGACAGCGGTTATTTCAATGCAGACAGAAATGATGAAGTCCATGTGATTAGCATATTTGGAGTCAAAGTGAGAACCGACAAGAATAATATAAGTTGGCCTGACAATACCCGTATAGAAATTACACTTCCACAAGAATTTAAAGCAGATAAATTAACATTGTCCATTGGAGCCGGTGCTATCCAAGCAGATTCTCTAAAGGCAAAGACCGCTATTGTTAATGTGGGGGCCGGAAGGATTCGAATAGATGAACTTAATGTGGAGAACGCTTCCAGTTATTCAGTAGGAGCCGGAGAATTAATAATTGAGGACTTTACAGGCAGGGATATAGATGTGGAATGTGGGATTGGAGCTATTTCTTTGTCCGGAATAATAAAAGGTGTTAATGAAGTAAATTGTGGTATCGGTAGTGTTGAAATGGATATAAATGGTAAGGAAGAGGATTATAATTATGATGTTAGTTCAGGGATAGGAACTGTCCGGATTAACAATAATAAGTACTCAGGAATCGCTTCTGAAAGTATAAAGAATACTGGTGCGAAAGATTCCTTTTCACTAAAATGCGAAATTGGTAAAATTGACTTAAAAATAAGATAA
- the argS gene encoding arginine--tRNA ligase, with protein sequence MKKLIDLITDEVKQAFEDKGYESKFGMVTLSNRPDLCQYQCNGALAAAKIYKKAPIMIANEVVDSLKGSKAFEKMEAIMPGFINITLNNDYLVNYLNSISQEERFGCEKAILPKTIVIDYGGPNVAKPLHVGHLRSAVIGESIKRISRFLGHNVIGDVHLGDWGLQMGLIITELKKRQPELVYFDDNYTGEYPVEPPFTITELEEIYPAANEYSKSHPEFKEEAKTATYLLQNGKAGYAALWNHILNVSVNDLKKNYENLNVSFDLWKKESDAQSYIPGMVEYLKEHNYTRISEGALVVDVKEESDTKEIPPCMILKSDGATLYNTTDLATMIERMELFGPDEIIYVVDKRQELYFETVFRCAKKTKLVEENVKLTFLGFGTMNGKDGKPFKTRDGGVMRLENLIGSINDAVYQKMVENRDMTEEESRTISKKVGLAALKYGDLSNQASKDYIFDIDRFISFEGNTGPYILYTIVRIKSIINKYNEMNKTSDRGEILPSVIPSEVNLMLEAAKFNDVIEHSFYEYAPHKICQYIYDLANAFNSFYHENKIISEEDKKKQQSWITLITLVKGILEQCIELLGFDAPDRM encoded by the coding sequence ATGAAGAAATTAATTGATTTGATTACTGACGAAGTAAAGCAGGCCTTTGAAGATAAGGGATATGAAAGCAAATTTGGTATGGTTACTTTATCCAATCGCCCTGATTTATGCCAGTATCAATGTAATGGAGCTTTAGCAGCAGCAAAAATATATAAAAAAGCACCTATTATGATAGCAAATGAAGTGGTAGACAGCCTAAAGGGGAGTAAAGCCTTTGAAAAAATGGAAGCTATCATGCCAGGTTTTATTAATATAACACTTAATAATGATTATTTAGTAAACTATTTAAATAGTATTAGTCAAGAGGAACGATTCGGTTGTGAAAAAGCAATACTACCCAAAACGATTGTAATTGATTATGGCGGTCCCAATGTAGCAAAACCATTACATGTTGGTCATTTGCGTTCAGCAGTTATCGGTGAAAGTATAAAGCGCATCAGCCGCTTTTTAGGACATAATGTAATTGGTGATGTCCATTTAGGTGACTGGGGTCTACAGATGGGATTAATTATTACTGAATTAAAGAAAAGACAGCCCGAGTTGGTGTATTTTGATGATAACTACACTGGTGAATATCCGGTGGAACCTCCGTTTACTATAACGGAATTAGAAGAAATATATCCTGCAGCCAACGAATATTCTAAATCTCATCCTGAGTTTAAAGAAGAAGCAAAAACAGCCACTTACCTTTTACAAAACGGAAAAGCCGGATATGCAGCACTATGGAATCATATACTCAATGTATCCGTAAATGATTTGAAGAAAAATTATGAAAATCTTAATGTTAGTTTCGATTTATGGAAAAAGGAAAGTGATGCGCAATCGTATATTCCAGGCATGGTAGAATATCTAAAAGAACATAATTATACACGTATTAGTGAAGGGGCCTTAGTTGTAGACGTAAAGGAAGAGTCTGACACCAAAGAAATTCCTCCCTGTATGATTCTAAAAAGTGATGGTGCAACACTTTATAATACGACTGACCTGGCTACTATGATTGAACGTATGGAGTTATTCGGACCGGATGAAATTATCTATGTGGTAGATAAGAGACAGGAATTATATTTTGAAACGGTGTTCCGTTGTGCTAAGAAAACAAAGCTTGTAGAGGAAAATGTAAAACTCACTTTCTTAGGCTTTGGTACGATGAACGGAAAAGACGGAAAACCATTTAAGACAAGAGACGGCGGTGTTATGCGACTTGAAAACCTTATTGGAAGTATTAATGATGCGGTTTATCAGAAGATGGTTGAAAACAGGGACATGACAGAAGAAGAGAGTCGTACCATCTCTAAGAAAGTCGGACTCGCTGCTTTAAAGTATGGGGATTTATCCAATCAGGCTTCCAAGGATTATATCTTTGATATTGACCGCTTTATCTCTTTTGAAGGAAATACCGGCCCTTATATCCTCTACACGATTGTCCGTATTAAGTCTATTATAAACAAATACAATGAAATGAACAAGACATCGGATAGGGGAGAAATACTACCATCTGTGATACCAAGTGAAGTAAATTTAATGTTAGAAGCTGCTAAGTTCAATGATGTGATTGAACACAGTTTTTATGAATATGCACCCCATAAGATTTGCCAATACATTTATGATCTTGCCAATGCTTTCAACAGCTTTTATCATGAAAACAAAATTATTTCTGAAGAAGACAAGAAAAAACAGCAGTCCTGGATTACACTTATTACCCTTGTAAAAGGAATCTTAGAACAATGTATTGAACTTCTTGGCTTTGATGCACCGGACAGGATGTAA
- a CDS encoding DUF1700 domain-containing protein: protein MTKQDFLKELEDLLLDIPLEERMEALAYYETYFEDAGWEHEDEIIKELESPVKVAASIKALLNANEQDIKNRGYFTEKGYEDDGLKGPKLELSRDNTERQQTYSRSSTADDKQSDSVNEGSYDRTNYQKNNAASRVIVIILLCIFAIPVGIPVVATIFSFILAAVITVGALWLAFAILSVVLIITGIILTIVGVIKVIGLPAVGFFMTGSGIFVLGIGILFSLATIGLSTKVFPVLYQWIVDLCKLPLKGRRVSA from the coding sequence ATGACAAAACAAGATTTTTTAAAGGAATTAGAGGACTTATTACTAGATATCCCCCTAGAGGAGAGAATGGAGGCATTGGCTTACTATGAGACTTATTTTGAAGATGCCGGATGGGAACATGAAGACGAAATTATTAAAGAACTTGAATCCCCTGTTAAGGTAGCAGCCAGTATTAAGGCCTTATTAAATGCCAATGAGCAGGATATAAAAAACAGAGGGTATTTTACTGAAAAAGGTTACGAAGATGATGGTCTGAAAGGGCCTAAGTTAGAGCTTTCCAGAGACAATACTGAGAGACAGCAGACTTACAGCAGAAGTAGTACAGCAGATGATAAACAGAGCGATAGCGTCAATGAGGGAAGCTATGACAGAACGAATTACCAAAAAAATAACGCAGCGTCCAGAGTTATAGTAATTATACTTTTATGTATTTTTGCCATACCTGTTGGCATACCTGTAGTAGCCACTATATTTTCATTCATTTTGGCTGCGGTTATAACCGTTGGTGCCTTATGGTTGGCTTTTGCTATATTATCAGTTGTTTTAATAATAACAGGCATTATACTTACTATTGTAGGAGTTATTAAGGTAATAGGGCTTCCGGCAGTTGGGTTTTTTATGACGGGAAGCGGAATCTTTGTACTGGGAATTGGTATATTATTTAGCCTGGCTACGATTGGTTTAAGCACCAAGGTATTTCCTGTATTATACCAGTGGATTGTGGATTTATGTAAACTTCCTTTAAAGGGAAGGAGGGTATCAGCATGA